The window aAAATAACTGAAGCCAGCTGACCGTGGAATGTGAAGAATATTCAACATATGCCGATTGGGTGCTTCAACAACAACGTTTGAatgatgaatgaattttcttcagCTACAATTTCTCGGTTGCTATGTAAACGAGCATGATTGTGGCATatgtaataatagtaataataataaaatttatttagcacccggctagtacaaaaaatagaaaatcaaacaacaataatataatcattCACATTTCTCTGATGAAGTGGCCATTCAATCTTCCGCAGAATGCACCCAAAGATGGTGCCGTCTTAATTTCCTCTGGGAGACCATTATACAAACGAACACCCTCATAGAACAAGGACTTCTGTAAAGAAGTTGTTCTCACTGTgcagatattgaagttttttgctGACCTACTATTGTAGTCATAAGAATTTCCTCTTCTTTCTAAGAAATCTTTCAGATATCGTGGTACAAGATCATGCTCTATCTTGTAAATTAGGGTTAGATTggccttcttgatatttttttccacagGTGGCAGTGAAAATCCTACTGAGAGGCCATAACAGCCAATAAAAGTCACTGTATAGTGTGCAATTTGGTCTGCTGCAGTGATTTGTCCATTTCTTTGGAAATGAAGAAGATTGCACAGTCAATTCTCATTGCTATCGCTAAATAATTAGCAATTTATGCCAAAATATAGTGTTTATGTCGATAATCCTCAGGCTATTGACGATCCGAAAACCAACATCGAAAATTATACCTCATAAAGATGTCCTGTGAGAAATCACGCGGAAGACATTTGAATGATGTTGTATTCCACACCTACTGACAAGgtccaagcattatattgatataaaaattcggtcgatattctaaatgaaagtgtattttattttattcggaacgaaaaaaattataaccctTCATAATTGGATACCTACAGTTATTTCAGTTGTGTAAATTTCAAATGTGTATTCGAAGATGCGATACAAGATACAAGTTTGGGACTGTGAATACAAATCGCCCAATTCTATTGTATATAAGTATAAAACAGACATGATGAATAACCATGTGTATTAGAATTCTAATTTATGCTCAAAAGAAAGATGATCTTTGTGGCTATTTTTCATCACCAACGTCATTTGTTTCATCGCTTTCACTTTCTTTCACTGAATGTCTTCACATAGAATAGTAGGTGTCTTTTTACGTTAATTGTTTGTCGTTGAAGAAAGTGATGTATAAAACTTAATTGGCTATTAAGAATGCACTTGTCTGTCCGCATCAAATGGATACAGTTCCGAAATAAATCAATTAATCGATCCATTCGTGTGTGAATGCATGTTTGGctgcgaaaaaaattttctcgaaaactctGAAACCTTTATGTTTTGTTGAAGATCTCTTTCAGGGGAATggtagaaataatttttgtcaGTTGACACAACTCTCTTTCATACTCACGAGGAGTTCCAaaggagttgtaaatttttTCCAGTGCTTCATTCTTTCTTTCCCTACGTACCGATTCATCTTTTCATCCTGAATGAAATTTACAGATCATTTTGCGGTACATgatgtttattatttcatgTGGGGGCTCTCTGTAAGCTCATTGggaaaaattttgaggaaaaatttgTTTAGGGAAAAGATGATTCATTAAGAACAGTTGTTATCATTGCTGCTCCATGGTTATTGCttcttctatttatttatttttgtattttccttAATTTTATTAATTGGGGTTGAAGGGAGTAGCTTAAGGCTAAGACTTCGCTctataatatgaataatttttcctACAAATAAAGCCACTATTATTATTGATGTGTTTCACTTGAAGCTTATATTGAATTAACTAATTTCTTTCAATCTGTTGCATTTATAGTGCATTAAAAAGAAGTCATGGTAAGTTGAATGATGCTATCTTTATTAATTATCGTAGTGTTATTACCAGAAggtgtgacaatgaatgaatttataattATACAGTGTTTTAAAGTGATAAATTCCCAAAGAGGACAATATTACTGATATGAATCTGGTCTGGTCGGCCTTTAAGCTTTCCAACACTCAAATGGCAAGGAAAAACGAGAACTCAAAAGCTCACACCACTGATTCCTCAACTTTTGATATAGTAATATAGTATAATTGGTTTCGTAACACAAGAAGAAattctcttcaaatattcataattttatgTGAACTGAATTATCTATCAATTATTTTGATAATAATGAAGAATTCTACATCATTACCCCTTTGTGAACACAACTCGAAGAAAATACTTCCTTAAAATTGCTCGTCAACTAACTGTAGGTaccataaattcataaaaacatgtTATCTCATTGGCAAATTATAATATCCAAATAAAAACGCATGGTCAAACTCATTAAAATTTGGGTATCCTGAAAAGTAGCTTCCTTGTTTCCTCTGATTCTTAAACCAGTCCAGAACTAAGTATGTAGATAGCCTGAGATGACATTGATGAATTTCTCATATCCTTTTCCAATCCAATGACCAATGTCGATCTGATAGTAGTTCAATGTCATTGAAGACATCTAGACAGTGTTCGTGGTGAAATTTTAACGACGACCAGATCTAACAACCATTTACGATAGAAATTTTATGGTCTCATTTCACGGTACCTGAAAactaatttttagaaaaaacacGACAGACAATTTCGTGTTCCAGAGATTTGATTGAGATAATTAGTAAAATTTGTGGTTACATTATTGACATTAATTACAACGAAATAACGTAAAAGTGAAGATGTACCTATCTGTAGTTTTAAGAATGAGTGTAGATAtctataaattattttatttttatttaatttaactTAATTGCTTTAAAACTGAATGaagtaaaattgaagaaatattaggaattgaaaatttaagCTCTGTGAAATTTTTCGttgatagcgtcatcagaacTCAGAATATTGAAGAAGATTATCGGAAAAATACCTAATAtttgcagggcccccgcaagggtcatcaacgcccgcgtgccgaaaatattttggcgccccttaaaggggggaagtggtcaaaaacgtcgcaggataattggcaaaaaatgtttcagtttttgttaggaatttatttgtagaagggtttaaaaaactatcagcaacctttattgaatgccttaagaacttaatgctgtcagttgttgcataataaatttttttaaatttttcattattttattcaagcattcgatcaaaaccgcattttattttaattttgtaatgaaactgcagaattttcaaaacctgagcttaattcttctttaaattattcataaatatataaaccaaacaaataacaaataaaatattcaattataggaTCGAATTAAAAGGaggtttttctagatttggctgctgcgaattcttttattataatcatcaaaatcaattttatcgagtatctcttgctctatagctAAGATGGCCAAACCAGATAATCTTTCTTGTGACATAGTAGAcctcaaataatttttaaatatttttaatttagagaaTGATCtttcaccagaagcaacagacacaagTAAAATCAGAAGGATTCttaaggcaatactaagattcggtagagaagaagttagattattttcaaaaatatattgtagaatttcaagaggatttgaCGCTGCAGGTAATGAAAACACTCTTaaggcttttatctcgttgaattaATCATTTTCTTCCACGTCAGCCTCCTTCTTTTCCTGATCAgtaagcttttgttgaagagcatgacagcattttaatagatctTCGTCATTTAATtcaagaatatcacaaataaaaccaaaaacgttatcgtattcagatatcatatcaaacctACTATTTAAAGAACTTAGCGTtcgatcaattattttcaaaaagaaattaattttgaaagcgatttttggatcttgaggtgcctcatccgtgtgttcataatcgaacaattttggtttatactttcgtcttacactATATAATGGAGGAAAACTTTgctctatctcaagagcagtcgctagttttccagcttcagaaagtttttcctcaaaaacattatcatctctataattttcaaaatgatcaaCTTAATTCtttaaatagttttggcacactttaatgtcaatcgctacactctgcatcattttgcttacaatattaatttggaataaaacatcataccaaattattacactacaaataaatttgaaagtttgaatatttgataaaagagaatttgctttatgtctagtttctttggtgaaagtatcattttcagctaattctaaaaggctatcacatatttgaatcaaatgaaattttagcGGTTTTATAGCATCAatcctacttgaccatctagtatcacttaggggttttagatgtaactgaggaacatgcttttttataacatcccatctttttgtggatgatgagaaaaatgtatatagttcttgtacaatattaaaagaattcagtgtttcatttgaaaccttagcagcatcatttacAATTAAATtcaagctgtgtgcagcacatggcacAAAAAAAGCCCTagaattagcatcgagtatgcgtttttgtaaaccaatatgttTTCCGCGCATATTCGCCCCATTATCATACCCTTGACCTCTCATGTCTTTAAtatctaaatttaaattttccaaaaatcccATAACAAAATTGAATAACCCTACCCCTGTAGAGTCGAATATTGGACTAAACGCTATAAAACTTTCTTGTATTTGAACCATTTACGAACTATCATTTAGAACAACATAACGCAAAACAAGGCTTATTTGCTCTGTATGGCTTGCATCCGGTGTACAatctaaaattattgaataatatttggaaCTTCGAACCAtatccaaaatattattttttactttAGAAGCcatcatttcaataatttcattttgtatctgGTAGCCTAAATAATGGGTCATCCTTAAAGAATTTGTTTGTGAGTTTTGCACTCGACTAATGTGCTCTCTCATCACAGGATCAAAAGATGAAATCATTTCGACAGTTTTGAGGAAGTTCccattatcattttcaaaaagttttttagaaGAACCTTGAAAAGCTAGACACTGTCTGGATAAAAATTTAACAATTGAAACAATTCTTTCTACAACGTCatgccaatatttttttcagtttctaaaACCCGTAAGTGATGATCGTTCACCGTTGTGgacaattttaacatttttttaaaattcattcatttattcatgtaAACTTTATGTGCAATTGATGTTTCATGTCTTTTAATAGCTGAGGATAAATGTTGTCAATCAGAAAAACCATGAGTATCAGAAAAACTAGTAGAAGTCttaagtatataaaaaaaaaattaagtataatatgatggtggccccaggtaacaaattcaaaatatcaaagtcgattcaattttttcacgattacaaacaatacttccctatttgaagcaaataaaaataatattatagtatataggtctgggctaatttaggatgtgcactatttcaaacagaaaaaaaaaatatcgaattttatagactaatagaaatgctaatactgtatgtggataggtacttactatttcataaaatttaatttaatcaccacaagaaacagtaaaacaaaccacaattacacaaaatacaaatcttttcaattatctgagtattttaattttttgcgtcttgacctcaacccctaaacgtttcgaaacaaaataactattctttggataggtttctgctgttatagcatagcaagcagattttggtagtttcagcatagtataaggaatccttatactattgtttcagaaattctctgtaacctgtagtatttttcctacagatagtggcgaaagtttcagtaattcccagtaaaagctatcgcttcggtatttatgattgtttatgtgtaccatatgcgttttagtgatgatcgaagaaatggtgcccgccgtccggtgcaggtggtccataaagaaatcccgtaccgacaaagggatgattatttatgatttgtttactcgaaaagaatcgtataattgcaatctgtggccgaggttatttcaTAGGGATTGCGACGTTCAGGAACTTGCATAAATTGGAAAAAAGGAGTTTGGATGTGTAATAGATGTCTTTGCAcgttgaaaattgttgaaaaaatattccaaaacctttggtctttcggtttttcattcggtctataagagattttggcgcccctttagagtggcgcccgcgtgcggtgcacgcgttgaacgcgcggttgcgggggccctgaatATTTGAGTTACAATAAGAGATccgaaaaagttgaaattttgcgtataGAATGAAAGTTTCAAATTCATTTCATGAAACTAACCTGAGTGTTTGTTTTACATTTCAAGTCGgtaaattgatttgaaaataaaatatcaaaaccAGATAtctataataaaatttattattattatttataacctAACCCAATATTTGAGTCACAATAAGTGATTCGAACAAGTTGcgtatagaataaaaatttcaagcttcgtgtaaAAGCATCATGTcgaaatcatagaaaattcaagcagtaGCTCACTCGGtagctcattcattcatgcaccaattgaACAATAGGTGAATGTGTCATGTGATCTCCAATGACGcaattagggattcatggcttggcttgatattcaagctacttggctcaagctcaagtagcttgagcttgtcTATCTTGAAatgaactcaagttcaagtcaattatctgtttttcaatatcaagtcaagtatttatttattaagttaaGTACATgaattaacattgaaaaactactacttgactagaacttgagttgatttcgagTTAagatcaagctacttgagctctAGCTTCAGTcaggtagcttgaatatcaagccaagccgtgaattcctaggCGCAAttgcgcatgaatgaacaagcgcttAAAAACGCCCAACTCCACAGCAGTGCCTTCcccttttttcaatttttgcatgcattttttatggttctgacgaCGTTAAAAAACTCTAACGACACTTAGATTCACCTATCAACTCGTCGATTGTAGTTTTAAATCTATGtaagtgtcaaaaatgaactgaaattgaacacataGGTAAAtaatttgatggagaaaatcaCCACGATAAGAGTTTTATGAAATCCACCATAAATCTTGTAGGAAgcttgaaatttctatttttataTACTTAGGCAAAATAAGATAAGCCAACTCACAAATCTATCAGATCTATAATCACATAGTCTTTCTTCTAATATtaatcttgaattttatatggttctAGTTACGCGAATCACATTGAATTTTGGACAAAGCATGATATTATCATTTTACATCTaaaatccaaatgaaaatttttatctcatcgaatatgcagttttgaaatcaCAGGGATCACAAATTCGAAAGCGTTTTTTACAGAAACTATAGTAccgaaatgatagagccattttttcgaagaatgagcggtaaaaatttttttggatttttcaatATAAGTCATTGTCAAAAAATCGACAGTGAATCGggtgaatgaaatataatatgtaggtattcttcattcaaatttatcTTCTTTAAAGATGATGACGTCCTGAACTTGAAATTACGTCAATAAGCCTAAGTGCTCAACGAAACTTAGAGTACTTAGAtgattcttcaattttattcttaaaaGTTTCCTTATAACCTTCATTTTTTAGAACGCAGCATTGCccaaaataatttaaaagtatgtaaaaaaaaacaagacgCGGAAGATAACAGCCAAGACTAAATAAAGACCATCAACATATTGAGCAATGAAGTATTCAGTCCTATTCTATGCCAAGCATAGCAAAGCAATCAACTCAAAGTAAAGGTCAACTAGATAAAATATCAGTGTACCAGTTTTGTCGAATTATTTTGTGCAATTccgataactgaaaaaaaattaattagtttgaatgtcACTAATACTCAAACGTGGAAGCGAAAAAATGTCAAAAGCTGACGATTTTCTTATGGAATTATTCAGATCAGCTGTGAGTGCCGTACAACCTCAAAAACTAATTGAACAAACTGTCAGAGTGAACAATCGCCATCTAGTGGTGCGCAACAAAACCTATGAGCTAAGGAAACCTGTTCGCGTAGTAGGATTCGGTAAGGCTGTTCATGGAATGGCGATCACTCTTGATGGAGTTCTGGGTCCTCTCCTACAGAGGGGGATAGTGAGCATTCCTGAAGGATCGTTGAGGAGTCTTCAAATTGATACTGCAAATAGCAGAATTGAGTTTTTGGAAGGTGCTCTTAACAACCTGCCCGATGAGAATTCTTTGAAAGCAGCTTTAAAAATAAAGGATTTCGTACAAAATCTCGACGAAAACGATACTGTGATGGTTTTAATTTCCGGTGGTGGTAGTGCATTATTACCTTTACCTAAAGGTAAAATCACACTGTCTGAAAAGCTGGATCTGGTGAGAAAGTTGGGCCAGAAAGGAGCGGATATATTCGAAATGAACTGCGTAAGAAAAGAAATATCTCAGTTGAAAGGAGGTGGTTTAGCTGTTCAATGTTTCCCTGCTAGAGTGATAACCTTGATATTATCGGATGTTCTCGGAGATCCCCTTGATATCATAGCCAGCGGACCGACCTGTCCTAACACCGATGGACCGGAAAAAGCGATGGatatattgaagaaatattctCTTTATGAAGAACTGCCAGCTTCTATCAAAGAAACACTCAATAGTAACTTGGATCCTGATGAAGATAATGAATTTAGGAAGAAAATATTCGTTAAAGTCGATAATTTCATCATTGGTAATAATAGAATTGCAACTCAGGCAATTGTAAACAGGACAAAAGGACTGAAGCTGCAATGTTTCACCCTCTCCACTAATGTGAGTGGAGATGTCGAAGAAATAAGTGATTTTTACGTAAAAATAGCAACGATATTCCAAGCTTTTCGAACGAATAAAAAAACCAACGATGAAGTCATTGACTATTTGATATCCATACAATCAAATTTAGTCCTTTATGAAAACGCTTGGGAGGAACAAATCAAGAATTTGGATTCAAATCGTGATATAATTGTGGTACTCGCTGGTGAACCTACTGTTTTTGTGACTGGTAAAGGAATTGGAGGAAGAAATCAACAGTTGGCTCTCTCTTTCGCATTGAAACTATCGCAAATGGAAAACGCCGAGTTTTACAAGGAAATTCAATTCATGAGTTGCGGTACAGATGGTATAGATGGCCCAACAAACGCTGCCGGTGCTATAGGATTCTGTAATATGGTAGCAGAAGCTAAAGAGGAAAATTTGAACGCagaagaatatttgaaagacAATGATTGTTATAATTTCTTCAAGCACTTTAGTGGAgggaaatatttgataaaaactGGGCATACTGGCACTAATGTTATGGATGTTCATTTGATGTCATTCCGTAAACGCTATGcgacaaaataatgaaataaatagttTCGATAAACATTTtctttttgtgattattttgtcAAATGCTAAATACTCTTTCGTTTCTTCTGAGATTAATTGGTGTGAGAATTGcaaaatcaaaggaaatatCAACTAGATCAACATTcccaaatattttcaaaaagttactatgataataaaaataataataatgaagtttatttcataaataaacattttacaTCAATAATAATCGGAATGAATATAAACAACCATATATGGAATGGATCTGACCGGATAATCAGATGGTGATAGAAGGATTATTCACAATAAGATTATTTTTGGCTACACAGTAGCTCTAAATATTTAGGAGTAATCTTATCTAGTGATGAGGATTCAAAGAATTAGATAATAAACAGTAGGTATATATAAGGAGTTTCCACAGTGTTATCGTTTCTTAATTTTCTAAATGGAAAGTTATCTACCAAAAATGTAAAACATATACAGCGTGAGTTGGAAATGTGTACCTACCGAGCTGAGATTCATTAATCGCGAGATTCGTCAATAACCATAGAAGTTGTTCCAAAAAATGTATGATtcaccctctaaaaacacccttaTAACAACTACAGATatgtagaagtgtaataaaaaGATGTACtttaacaacatacatttatgctCGAAAGTTAAATTTGGTGGCATTCAAAGTTTACAAGTTATGCggagaaatttttcaaattttatcaactttgggaGAATATATCTCTCTTAATATGAATTTTGgaccataagtttattcatcaatcTATACTTATTTTACAATGTACTATTCCCCTGAAAAGCTCGATACACTTttttgaaccaccctgtatattcgcgTGGAAGTAACCTGACGGAATTGTTATAAaccaattttcatttcgatttgatgatgaataatacatattttgtgtttcattcataaaataCCGGTACTTTTTTGACAAAGTATCCAAGATGAATCATCGTATATCTACACTCCAATACTGCACGATAGCCAGGCATTTTGTGATGAGGAAATCTAAGAGGAGTGCTCGTAAACATCGACCGGTTTCCACATGGTTTCGCACGCAGGCGCTCTCTTCCTCTAATCAGAAGTAATGTGAGTTGCCTACAACAAAATGCGAAGCAGCGTGACTGGAGTCGCATTCGCATTAGCATGTCTTCCGTGTGACAGCTAGGTTGTAGCTATTCACGAGAACAGGTTGTTCTCGTTTTGTTGTTATCATTCCGAAAATGTTGCCGAGACTGAAACTCTCAACGTGCGCGAAATTTGTTACAGTTCTCGTCTGCCTGTTGTTTCATTTAACCTCAACGCAGCTGATTATCAACGTGAAAAATCAGGTAAGACTTCGTTTGACAGGAAGATAACCTCACTTTTGAATGTTTACAGTCGGTTGTTTGGAGTAGAGAGTAGATTTAAACAGTCGTGAGGCGATATTGTGAAATCAGTTTTGATGAAACTATTCTTTGTTATGTCAAGGATACGAAAAAGTGGAATACTTTCGctttaatttttattggagGAATCGAAgtgcatttaaaaaaatttgaatcctTATATTTTAGCAGTGAGAAATatgaatggtttttttggatgaTTCATTTTGAATGCAGAGTTCTCTGCgatattcatttattaacaatatgaatttatataccctgtgaataatttttcaaacaaaaatgaaaatgaataaaagttgaatattttttattatagttCTACAGTatacatgaaaaaattaatatatatgATTCAACAAATCACTATCTTGGCGTCAGAAGcctttgagcgctcattcaatCATTCGTGGAGACCACAGAACCGGTTATGAGATGTGATCTATTACGATATGATTGTTGTCGATTAATTCATCAGGATGAGAGGTTCAGATGATAGGATCATCTCAAAATTTGgtaactaaatttcaacctagtcgTATTTTTTAATACGGTAGGTAATTTTCGGTATTATATTTCGATATTTCGCTCGACTTTACTCATATTCTGGTGAGGAAATCaacctgaaattttgttttgaattgttattttatatctacctACACTGACCGGATGTCTTCTCATAgaaatattagatatttttcgcaataataaataaatacccaatattATTCGATTGGGATGAGATTTTGCGTGAAAACAGGGTATTCTGTAATGATATAGGTACTCTCCAATAGAACATTCGGAGTGAGAGTGGCAAACCTTCATTCATCTGCGGATAACGCCGAGTCCAGTGGCGTCCCGCAGGGTTCAGTCCTAAGTCCCATTTTCTTCTTGTTTTATACGTTTCATCTGCCTCGACTACTGAAATACCCATGCGCCCTTTTCTAGAAGACACGAAGATATGTAACCTAGTATATAACCATGCATCGAATGCGAAGACCCTTCAGGACGATATGTGGGTTGTGAAAGATTGGTGTTCGAAAATGGTTGTAGCCACCAAACACCAGCAAATGCCACGTGTACCACCTAGACAGAAATAACCTCAAGTCTCAATATGGCCACTGCTTGATTGTTGACCAATATAATGATCTGGGCCTCATAGTGTTCTATAATTTGAGCtgttctcaccacgtgacagCTGTGGTAACAAAGGCCAGACCTACACAATTCAGAGATCTTCTAGGGGTTGCAGCCAAGTAACGAGCCGAACATTTTATTGCAGCCATGTGCTTTTTTTGATGGAATATGCTGGAAAATGCTGGAAAGGTGTGGTGCCCTTATCTCAGGAGTGAAAGAAGTCCTCTTGAGTCAGTATAGCGTTGGGACACAAGAATTCCCTTTGGGAGTATAAGACCGAGTATCACGCTCGTTTGAGACTACTGAATCCACAAACCTTTGGGGATCGTCGAGATAGAGGTGATCTTATTGTGACTTATCGGCTCTGTATGTGTTCTTTGGAGTGAATCTGGATCACCTCTACATGAGAAGCAGCACCTATTTCACTTAAGGTCTTTTTGTCCTTTGACATATTTTCTATTTGGAATGTattctgatcatgaaaataaatttgttttattattattttggggtatcgcgttttcgtagggattattaaaacactgatggacgacagatgTGAACTTTATtatgg is drawn from Harmonia axyridis chromosome 7, icHarAxyr1.1, whole genome shotgun sequence and contains these coding sequences:
- the LOC123684098 gene encoding glycerate kinase; protein product: MSLILKRGSEKMSKADDFLMELFRSAVSAVQPQKLIEQTVRVNNRHLVVRNKTYELRKPVRVVGFGKAVHGMAITLDGVLGPLLQRGIVSIPEGSLRSLQIDTANSRIEFLEGALNNLPDENSLKAALKIKDFVQNLDENDTVMVLISGGGSALLPLPKGKITLSEKLDLVRKLGQKGADIFEMNCVRKEISQLKGGGLAVQCFPARVITLILSDVLGDPLDIIASGPTCPNTDGPEKAMDILKKYSLYEELPASIKETLNSNLDPDEDNEFRKKIFVKVDNFIIGNNRIATQAIVNRTKGLKLQCFTLSTNVSGDVEEISDFYVKIATIFQAFRTNKKTNDEVIDYLISIQSNLVLYENAWEEQIKNLDSNRDIIVVLAGEPTVFVTGKGIGGRNQQLALSFALKLSQMENAEFYKEIQFMSCGTDGIDGPTNAAGAIGFCNMVAEAKEENLNAEEYLKDNDCYNFFKHFSGGKYLIKTGHTGTNVMDVHLMSFRKRYATK